The Mytilus galloprovincialis chromosome 4, xbMytGall1.hap1.1, whole genome shotgun sequence genome contains a region encoding:
- the LOC143073535 gene encoding uncharacterized protein LOC143073535 isoform X2 → MKKLEYSLGTFKFFGYPYSTCGCYYNCMPYTPVQQMTFGYNQAQQRPRRMDPYLSSVYVTEQSLYDPPIRDKTSLDTSVYASSPNSLFMYEQEKADMQSSLGNMTCSKKNEDFDLNSQLETSCDIALPMSKGSPMFIAETSESQPNTWPMDTKSDVDFLNCDVFQMDEEMDNPTLAELNASESLLDDLASIVGPNSNVNNKNKTWKQESGSEISEQVQQLKGNWSSTVQLPQTSQQSSLARPVFCGRKPSATVTSESDNNTVSTRMSQLLHIQTSPTKIESESTTSPVQSVPNPKIPTSPAKRKQSISNKEVDEKWEEIKHYIHDDDEQDEDIPQPKQTRLSTDSYKSVVTSNDESDMESDRESHDSDSDYDDNSQDSWSYKHETDSSQRKSRQYFWQYNLQSKGPKGARVSFEQLEQDDPHVVKDFEDPVFDPVASKNVAGTTIRHGGKARRGDGTDVSPNPKKLYQIGQQINKLNKQIDSFIPLSEMPVSSRNKSKKEKNKLASRACRLKKKAQHEAYKIKLHGLDMEHKQLLQLTQDMKQKFTQVLQKTLPERKIVKQEGTDELQMTQYLEKTAEKAYTYKVAGDTSEFVNRVLCKVEEGDPTGGLDQS, encoded by the exons atgaaaaaattggAATATAGTCTTGGGACATTCAAGTT TTTTGGTTACCCATACTCGACTTGTGGTTGTTATTACAATTGTATGCCATATACACCAGTTCAACAGATGACCTTTGGTTACAACCAGGCCCAGCAACGG CCAAGAAGAATGGATCCATATTTAAGCAGTGTATATGTAACTGAACAATCATTATATGACCCACCTATAAGAGACAAAACAAGTTTGGATACATCAGTTTATGCATCTAGTCCAAATTCATTATTCATGTATGAGCAGGAGAAAGCTGATATGCAAAGTTCCCTTGGGAATATGACATGTAGTAAAAAGAATGAGGACTTTGACTTAAATTCTCAGTTGGAAACTTCTTGTGATATTGCTCTGCCTATGTCTAAAGGTTCACCAATGTTCATAGCAGAAACATCAGAGTCTCAGCCCAACACATGGCCAATGGACACAAAAAGTGATGTGGATTTTCTAAATTGTGATGTTTTTCAAATGGATGAAGAAATGGACAACCCAACTTTAGCTGAACTGAATGCTTCAGAATCACTATTAGATGATTTAGCTAGCATAGTTGGTCCAAATTCTAATgtcaataacaaaaataaaacatggaAACAAGAAAGTGGGTCAGAAATCTCTGAACAAGTTCAGCAGTTGAAGGGCAATTGGTCTTCAACAGTTCAGCTGCCACAAACATCACAGCAAAGTTCACTTGCTAGACCTGTCTTTTGTGGGAGAAAACCATCAGCAACTGTTACTTCAGAATCTGATAATAACACTGTATCAACCAGAATGAGTCAGTTGCTGCATATTCAAACCAGTCCTACTAAAATTGAATCAGAGTCCACTACTAGTCCAGTTCAAAGTGTGCCTAACCCAAAGATTCCGACAAGTCCTGCAAAACGAAAACAGAGTATTAGCAACAAAGAGGTTGATGAAAAGTGGgaagaaattaaacattataTACATGATGATGATGAGCAGGACGAAGACATACCACAACCAAAACAAACAAGACTCAGTACAG ACTCTTACAAGTCTGTTGTAACATCCAATGATGAATCGGACATGGAAAGTGATCGTGAATCTCATGACTCag ATTCTGATTATGATGACAACAGTCAAGATTCATGGTCATATAAACATGAAACCGACAGCTCGCAGAGAAAGTCTCGACAGTATTTCTGGCAATATAATTTACAATCAAAAGGACCTAAAGGTGCCCGTGTTAGTTTTGAACAATTAGAACAAGATGATCCACATGTTGTAAAGGATTTTGAAGATCCAGTATTTGATCCTGTTGCAAGTAAAAATGTTGCTGGAACGACAATACGTCATGGCGGTAAAGCTCGCAGAGGAGACGGAACTGATGTCTCTCCGAATCCAAAGAAACTTTATCAGATTGGACAGCAAATTAATAAGTTAAACAAACAAATAGACTCTTTTATTCCATTGAGTGAAATGCCAGTCTCAAGTCGGAACAAGtccaaaaaagagaaaaacaagtTGGCTTCCAG AGCTTGTCGTCTAAAGAAAAAGGCCCAGCATGAAGCTTACAAAATCAAGTTACATGGCTTAGACATGGAACATAAGCAGCTGCTACAACTTACACAAGATATGAAGCAGAAATTTACTCAAGTCCTTCAGAAAACTCTACCAGAAAGGAAAATAGTCAAACAAGAAGGCACAGATGAGCTTCAAATGACACAGTACTTAGAAAAAACAGCAGAAAAGGCTTACA CATACAAAGTGGCTGGTGATACATCGGAATTTGTAAACAGAGTGCTCTGTAAGGTAGAGGAAGGGGATCCTACAGGTGGTCTAGATCAATCATAG
- the LOC143073535 gene encoding uncharacterized protein LOC143073535 isoform X3, which yields MEKRNFNCIPWFDLNSSRRFYMYNSFGYPYSTCGCYYNCMPYTPVQQMTFGYNQAQQRPRRMDPYLSSVYVTEQSLYDPPIRDKTSLDTSVYASSPNSLFMYEQEKADMQSSLGNMTCSKKNEDFDLNSQLETSCDIALPMSKGSPMFIAETSESQPNTWPMDTKSDVDFLNCDVFQMDEEMDNPTLAELNASESLLDDLASIVGPNSNVNNKNKTWKQESGSEISEQVQQLKGNWSSTVQLPQTSQQSSLARPVFCGRKPSATVTSESDNNTVSTRMSQLLHIQTSPTKIESESTTSPVQSVPNPKIPTSPAKRKQSISNKEVDEKWEEIKHYIHDDDEQDEDIPQPKQTRLSTDSDYDDNSQDSWSYKHETDSSQRKSRQYFWQYNLQSKGPKGARVSFEQLEQDDPHVVKDFEDPVFDPVASKNVAGTTIRHGGKARRGDGTDVSPNPKKLYQIGQQINKLNKQIDSFIPLSEMPVSSRNKSKKEKNKLASRACRLKKKAQHEAYKIKLHGLDMEHKQLLQLTQDMKQKFTQVLQKTLPERKIVKQEGTDELQMTQYLEKTAEKAYTYKVAGDTSEFVNRVLCKVEEGDPTGGLDQS from the exons atggaaaaaagaaatttcaattgTATACCTTGGTTTGATCTAAATAGTTCAAGGAGATTTTATATGTATAACAG TTTTGGTTACCCATACTCGACTTGTGGTTGTTATTACAATTGTATGCCATATACACCAGTTCAACAGATGACCTTTGGTTACAACCAGGCCCAGCAACGG CCAAGAAGAATGGATCCATATTTAAGCAGTGTATATGTAACTGAACAATCATTATATGACCCACCTATAAGAGACAAAACAAGTTTGGATACATCAGTTTATGCATCTAGTCCAAATTCATTATTCATGTATGAGCAGGAGAAAGCTGATATGCAAAGTTCCCTTGGGAATATGACATGTAGTAAAAAGAATGAGGACTTTGACTTAAATTCTCAGTTGGAAACTTCTTGTGATATTGCTCTGCCTATGTCTAAAGGTTCACCAATGTTCATAGCAGAAACATCAGAGTCTCAGCCCAACACATGGCCAATGGACACAAAAAGTGATGTGGATTTTCTAAATTGTGATGTTTTTCAAATGGATGAAGAAATGGACAACCCAACTTTAGCTGAACTGAATGCTTCAGAATCACTATTAGATGATTTAGCTAGCATAGTTGGTCCAAATTCTAATgtcaataacaaaaataaaacatggaAACAAGAAAGTGGGTCAGAAATCTCTGAACAAGTTCAGCAGTTGAAGGGCAATTGGTCTTCAACAGTTCAGCTGCCACAAACATCACAGCAAAGTTCACTTGCTAGACCTGTCTTTTGTGGGAGAAAACCATCAGCAACTGTTACTTCAGAATCTGATAATAACACTGTATCAACCAGAATGAGTCAGTTGCTGCATATTCAAACCAGTCCTACTAAAATTGAATCAGAGTCCACTACTAGTCCAGTTCAAAGTGTGCCTAACCCAAAGATTCCGACAAGTCCTGCAAAACGAAAACAGAGTATTAGCAACAAAGAGGTTGATGAAAAGTGGgaagaaattaaacattataTACATGATGATGATGAGCAGGACGAAGACATACCACAACCAAAACAAACAAGACTCAGTACAG ATTCTGATTATGATGACAACAGTCAAGATTCATGGTCATATAAACATGAAACCGACAGCTCGCAGAGAAAGTCTCGACAGTATTTCTGGCAATATAATTTACAATCAAAAGGACCTAAAGGTGCCCGTGTTAGTTTTGAACAATTAGAACAAGATGATCCACATGTTGTAAAGGATTTTGAAGATCCAGTATTTGATCCTGTTGCAAGTAAAAATGTTGCTGGAACGACAATACGTCATGGCGGTAAAGCTCGCAGAGGAGACGGAACTGATGTCTCTCCGAATCCAAAGAAACTTTATCAGATTGGACAGCAAATTAATAAGTTAAACAAACAAATAGACTCTTTTATTCCATTGAGTGAAATGCCAGTCTCAAGTCGGAACAAGtccaaaaaagagaaaaacaagtTGGCTTCCAG AGCTTGTCGTCTAAAGAAAAAGGCCCAGCATGAAGCTTACAAAATCAAGTTACATGGCTTAGACATGGAACATAAGCAGCTGCTACAACTTACACAAGATATGAAGCAGAAATTTACTCAAGTCCTTCAGAAAACTCTACCAGAAAGGAAAATAGTCAAACAAGAAGGCACAGATGAGCTTCAAATGACACAGTACTTAGAAAAAACAGCAGAAAAGGCTTACA CATACAAAGTGGCTGGTGATACATCGGAATTTGTAAACAGAGTGCTCTGTAAGGTAGAGGAAGGGGATCCTACAGGTGGTCTAGATCAATCATAG
- the LOC143073535 gene encoding uncharacterized protein LOC143073535 isoform X1: MEKRNFNCIPWFDLNSSRRFYMYNSFGYPYSTCGCYYNCMPYTPVQQMTFGYNQAQQRPRRMDPYLSSVYVTEQSLYDPPIRDKTSLDTSVYASSPNSLFMYEQEKADMQSSLGNMTCSKKNEDFDLNSQLETSCDIALPMSKGSPMFIAETSESQPNTWPMDTKSDVDFLNCDVFQMDEEMDNPTLAELNASESLLDDLASIVGPNSNVNNKNKTWKQESGSEISEQVQQLKGNWSSTVQLPQTSQQSSLARPVFCGRKPSATVTSESDNNTVSTRMSQLLHIQTSPTKIESESTTSPVQSVPNPKIPTSPAKRKQSISNKEVDEKWEEIKHYIHDDDEQDEDIPQPKQTRLSTDSYKSVVTSNDESDMESDRESHDSDSDYDDNSQDSWSYKHETDSSQRKSRQYFWQYNLQSKGPKGARVSFEQLEQDDPHVVKDFEDPVFDPVASKNVAGTTIRHGGKARRGDGTDVSPNPKKLYQIGQQINKLNKQIDSFIPLSEMPVSSRNKSKKEKNKLASRACRLKKKAQHEAYKIKLHGLDMEHKQLLQLTQDMKQKFTQVLQKTLPERKIVKQEGTDELQMTQYLEKTAEKAYTYKVAGDTSEFVNRVLCKVEEGDPTGGLDQS; encoded by the exons atggaaaaaagaaatttcaattgTATACCTTGGTTTGATCTAAATAGTTCAAGGAGATTTTATATGTATAACAG TTTTGGTTACCCATACTCGACTTGTGGTTGTTATTACAATTGTATGCCATATACACCAGTTCAACAGATGACCTTTGGTTACAACCAGGCCCAGCAACGG CCAAGAAGAATGGATCCATATTTAAGCAGTGTATATGTAACTGAACAATCATTATATGACCCACCTATAAGAGACAAAACAAGTTTGGATACATCAGTTTATGCATCTAGTCCAAATTCATTATTCATGTATGAGCAGGAGAAAGCTGATATGCAAAGTTCCCTTGGGAATATGACATGTAGTAAAAAGAATGAGGACTTTGACTTAAATTCTCAGTTGGAAACTTCTTGTGATATTGCTCTGCCTATGTCTAAAGGTTCACCAATGTTCATAGCAGAAACATCAGAGTCTCAGCCCAACACATGGCCAATGGACACAAAAAGTGATGTGGATTTTCTAAATTGTGATGTTTTTCAAATGGATGAAGAAATGGACAACCCAACTTTAGCTGAACTGAATGCTTCAGAATCACTATTAGATGATTTAGCTAGCATAGTTGGTCCAAATTCTAATgtcaataacaaaaataaaacatggaAACAAGAAAGTGGGTCAGAAATCTCTGAACAAGTTCAGCAGTTGAAGGGCAATTGGTCTTCAACAGTTCAGCTGCCACAAACATCACAGCAAAGTTCACTTGCTAGACCTGTCTTTTGTGGGAGAAAACCATCAGCAACTGTTACTTCAGAATCTGATAATAACACTGTATCAACCAGAATGAGTCAGTTGCTGCATATTCAAACCAGTCCTACTAAAATTGAATCAGAGTCCACTACTAGTCCAGTTCAAAGTGTGCCTAACCCAAAGATTCCGACAAGTCCTGCAAAACGAAAACAGAGTATTAGCAACAAAGAGGTTGATGAAAAGTGGgaagaaattaaacattataTACATGATGATGATGAGCAGGACGAAGACATACCACAACCAAAACAAACAAGACTCAGTACAG ACTCTTACAAGTCTGTTGTAACATCCAATGATGAATCGGACATGGAAAGTGATCGTGAATCTCATGACTCag ATTCTGATTATGATGACAACAGTCAAGATTCATGGTCATATAAACATGAAACCGACAGCTCGCAGAGAAAGTCTCGACAGTATTTCTGGCAATATAATTTACAATCAAAAGGACCTAAAGGTGCCCGTGTTAGTTTTGAACAATTAGAACAAGATGATCCACATGTTGTAAAGGATTTTGAAGATCCAGTATTTGATCCTGTTGCAAGTAAAAATGTTGCTGGAACGACAATACGTCATGGCGGTAAAGCTCGCAGAGGAGACGGAACTGATGTCTCTCCGAATCCAAAGAAACTTTATCAGATTGGACAGCAAATTAATAAGTTAAACAAACAAATAGACTCTTTTATTCCATTGAGTGAAATGCCAGTCTCAAGTCGGAACAAGtccaaaaaagagaaaaacaagtTGGCTTCCAG AGCTTGTCGTCTAAAGAAAAAGGCCCAGCATGAAGCTTACAAAATCAAGTTACATGGCTTAGACATGGAACATAAGCAGCTGCTACAACTTACACAAGATATGAAGCAGAAATTTACTCAAGTCCTTCAGAAAACTCTACCAGAAAGGAAAATAGTCAAACAAGAAGGCACAGATGAGCTTCAAATGACACAGTACTTAGAAAAAACAGCAGAAAAGGCTTACA CATACAAAGTGGCTGGTGATACATCGGAATTTGTAAACAGAGTGCTCTGTAAGGTAGAGGAAGGGGATCCTACAGGTGGTCTAGATCAATCATAG
- the LOC143073535 gene encoding uncharacterized protein LOC143073535 isoform X4, whose protein sequence is MDPYLSSVYVTEQSLYDPPIRDKTSLDTSVYASSPNSLFMYEQEKADMQSSLGNMTCSKKNEDFDLNSQLETSCDIALPMSKGSPMFIAETSESQPNTWPMDTKSDVDFLNCDVFQMDEEMDNPTLAELNASESLLDDLASIVGPNSNVNNKNKTWKQESGSEISEQVQQLKGNWSSTVQLPQTSQQSSLARPVFCGRKPSATVTSESDNNTVSTRMSQLLHIQTSPTKIESESTTSPVQSVPNPKIPTSPAKRKQSISNKEVDEKWEEIKHYIHDDDEQDEDIPQPKQTRLSTDSYKSVVTSNDESDMESDRESHDSDSDYDDNSQDSWSYKHETDSSQRKSRQYFWQYNLQSKGPKGARVSFEQLEQDDPHVVKDFEDPVFDPVASKNVAGTTIRHGGKARRGDGTDVSPNPKKLYQIGQQINKLNKQIDSFIPLSEMPVSSRNKSKKEKNKLASRACRLKKKAQHEAYKIKLHGLDMEHKQLLQLTQDMKQKFTQVLQKTLPERKIVKQEGTDELQMTQYLEKTAEKAYTYKVAGDTSEFVNRVLCKVEEGDPTGGLDQS, encoded by the exons ATGGATCCATATTTAAGCAGTGTATATGTAACTGAACAATCATTATATGACCCACCTATAAGAGACAAAACAAGTTTGGATACATCAGTTTATGCATCTAGTCCAAATTCATTATTCATGTATGAGCAGGAGAAAGCTGATATGCAAAGTTCCCTTGGGAATATGACATGTAGTAAAAAGAATGAGGACTTTGACTTAAATTCTCAGTTGGAAACTTCTTGTGATATTGCTCTGCCTATGTCTAAAGGTTCACCAATGTTCATAGCAGAAACATCAGAGTCTCAGCCCAACACATGGCCAATGGACACAAAAAGTGATGTGGATTTTCTAAATTGTGATGTTTTTCAAATGGATGAAGAAATGGACAACCCAACTTTAGCTGAACTGAATGCTTCAGAATCACTATTAGATGATTTAGCTAGCATAGTTGGTCCAAATTCTAATgtcaataacaaaaataaaacatggaAACAAGAAAGTGGGTCAGAAATCTCTGAACAAGTTCAGCAGTTGAAGGGCAATTGGTCTTCAACAGTTCAGCTGCCACAAACATCACAGCAAAGTTCACTTGCTAGACCTGTCTTTTGTGGGAGAAAACCATCAGCAACTGTTACTTCAGAATCTGATAATAACACTGTATCAACCAGAATGAGTCAGTTGCTGCATATTCAAACCAGTCCTACTAAAATTGAATCAGAGTCCACTACTAGTCCAGTTCAAAGTGTGCCTAACCCAAAGATTCCGACAAGTCCTGCAAAACGAAAACAGAGTATTAGCAACAAAGAGGTTGATGAAAAGTGGgaagaaattaaacattataTACATGATGATGATGAGCAGGACGAAGACATACCACAACCAAAACAAACAAGACTCAGTACAG ACTCTTACAAGTCTGTTGTAACATCCAATGATGAATCGGACATGGAAAGTGATCGTGAATCTCATGACTCag ATTCTGATTATGATGACAACAGTCAAGATTCATGGTCATATAAACATGAAACCGACAGCTCGCAGAGAAAGTCTCGACAGTATTTCTGGCAATATAATTTACAATCAAAAGGACCTAAAGGTGCCCGTGTTAGTTTTGAACAATTAGAACAAGATGATCCACATGTTGTAAAGGATTTTGAAGATCCAGTATTTGATCCTGTTGCAAGTAAAAATGTTGCTGGAACGACAATACGTCATGGCGGTAAAGCTCGCAGAGGAGACGGAACTGATGTCTCTCCGAATCCAAAGAAACTTTATCAGATTGGACAGCAAATTAATAAGTTAAACAAACAAATAGACTCTTTTATTCCATTGAGTGAAATGCCAGTCTCAAGTCGGAACAAGtccaaaaaagagaaaaacaagtTGGCTTCCAG AGCTTGTCGTCTAAAGAAAAAGGCCCAGCATGAAGCTTACAAAATCAAGTTACATGGCTTAGACATGGAACATAAGCAGCTGCTACAACTTACACAAGATATGAAGCAGAAATTTACTCAAGTCCTTCAGAAAACTCTACCAGAAAGGAAAATAGTCAAACAAGAAGGCACAGATGAGCTTCAAATGACACAGTACTTAGAAAAAACAGCAGAAAAGGCTTACA CATACAAAGTGGCTGGTGATACATCGGAATTTGTAAACAGAGTGCTCTGTAAGGTAGAGGAAGGGGATCCTACAGGTGGTCTAGATCAATCATAG